In Nitrospira sp., a single genomic region encodes these proteins:
- a CDS encoding CBS domain-containing protein, whose translation MRVHDVMSTSIVTAGKTDSVRSIVIKMMNRNCGAIPVIDGDARLIGMVTLRDVLLPLYPNYGEYIHDNVHSRDFVEMEEGYPEALGRKVEEIMSQNPLTVAPHDPVLEAASYMGLKNFRRIPVVEKGMLVGMLSIGDINRGLFFEKGMRG comes from the coding sequence ATGCGAGTCCATGACGTCATGTCAACCAGCATCGTCACTGCCGGAAAGACGGATTCGGTTCGATCGATTGTCATAAAAATGATGAATCGCAATTGCGGGGCCATTCCCGTGATAGACGGAGACGCCCGGCTTATCGGGATGGTGACGCTACGCGACGTCCTGCTGCCGTTGTATCCTAACTATGGCGAATACATTCATGACAACGTGCATAGTCGGGATTTTGTCGAAATGGAAGAGGGGTATCCTGAGGCGCTTGGCAGGAAAGTCGAAGAGATCATGAGTCAGAATCCCTTGACGGTGGCGCCCCACGACCCTGTTTTGGAAGCGGCCTCCTATATGGGGCTCAAGAACTTCCGGCGCATTCCCGTCGTCGAGAAGGGCATGCTGGTCGGGATGCTCAGCATCGGCGACATCAACCGTGGATTGTTCTTCGAGAAAGGCATGCGAGGCTGA
- a CDS encoding radical SAM protein, translated as MRIEYSKGERASKELILLNRQSFEASSGRKMKVMLIFPPDWFPSEPYLSLPSLTAVLRQAGHTVIQKDINLEMWDWYFSEDFLKKVLRRVPQQLDRLRKLSKKRDLDANEMDLQLALCDVTRQRIDELIKKAEKAKAIIRGEVFYEIDQLEWAIQVFREVTSVISMVYAPARICMPPMETDLSYKVFVSSEVIDAVNDTQVNIYRDVFEHLVKPAIEQAQPDVIGISIVLQQQMFSTMTFCALIKQHFPHIHVTIGGNTVTRLRDVLPQSPLFQYFDSAVVYEGETAFVQLVSAVGAKRSLADVPNTIYKDETGVHTSETSFAEDMHALPPPDFDGLLLEKYFVPTKILPYLATRGCYWGRCEFCDHGEGYTAGYRSKKIQDILAEITHLRDKYGAKHFHFTDESYPPALFRKLARGLIDTRMDITWTTHMRFEKSLLEDQVWQDAKESGCKYLHFGYESGNERVLKLMDKATTTAIMTEHLKRTAEAGIWNHCMGFFGFPGETKEEAWSSVEFLEQNKDYVHSLGFGTFDLGRHNPVAKHPEKWGVTAYKNPEWDLALDYYYTVKNGMSIEEAERVFQQFEQNHYAGWDLRLYIREYIFLYIAKFGLEKLRDLQYQSMKTAGVTHTLAGKM; from the coding sequence ATGCGCATTGAGTATTCGAAGGGCGAGCGGGCTTCTAAAGAACTGATTCTCCTGAATCGTCAGAGTTTCGAAGCTTCCAGCGGCCGGAAGATGAAGGTCATGCTGATCTTCCCGCCCGATTGGTTTCCCTCCGAACCCTATCTGAGCCTTCCCTCCCTCACCGCCGTCCTCCGTCAGGCCGGCCATACCGTCATCCAAAAAGACATCAACCTCGAAATGTGGGACTGGTACTTCAGCGAGGACTTTTTGAAGAAAGTCCTGCGCCGGGTGCCGCAGCAACTCGACCGGCTCCGAAAGCTCTCCAAGAAGCGGGATCTGGACGCCAACGAGATGGATTTGCAGCTGGCGCTCTGCGACGTGACCAGGCAGCGGATCGACGAATTGATCAAGAAAGCGGAGAAGGCGAAGGCGATTATCCGTGGGGAAGTATTCTACGAAATCGACCAGTTAGAGTGGGCTATTCAAGTGTTCCGCGAAGTGACGTCGGTCATTTCCATGGTCTATGCCCCGGCGCGGATCTGTATGCCGCCGATGGAGACGGATCTGTCCTATAAGGTCTTCGTTTCTTCCGAAGTCATCGACGCGGTGAACGATACGCAGGTGAATATCTACCGCGACGTGTTCGAGCATCTGGTGAAGCCGGCGATTGAGCAGGCCCAGCCGGACGTGATCGGGATCTCGATCGTGTTGCAGCAGCAGATGTTCTCTACCATGACCTTCTGTGCCCTCATCAAGCAGCACTTCCCCCATATCCACGTCACGATCGGCGGCAATACGGTCACGCGCCTGCGCGATGTGCTCCCACAGTCGCCGCTGTTCCAATACTTCGACAGTGCCGTGGTCTATGAAGGGGAGACGGCCTTTGTCCAACTCGTCTCGGCGGTGGGGGCGAAGCGGAGCCTGGCCGACGTGCCGAACACGATCTACAAGGACGAGACCGGCGTCCATACGTCGGAGACGAGTTTTGCGGAAGATATGCATGCGCTGCCGCCGCCTGATTTCGACGGCCTGCTGCTGGAGAAGTATTTCGTTCCGACGAAGATTCTGCCCTATCTGGCCACGCGCGGCTGCTACTGGGGCCGCTGCGAGTTCTGCGACCATGGCGAGGGCTATACCGCCGGATACCGGAGCAAGAAGATCCAGGACATTCTGGCGGAGATCACACATCTGCGCGATAAGTACGGGGCGAAGCATTTCCATTTCACCGACGAGTCGTACCCTCCGGCCCTGTTCCGCAAGCTAGCGCGTGGGCTGATCGATACCAGGATGGATATCACCTGGACGACGCACATGCGGTTCGAGAAGAGCCTGTTGGAAGATCAAGTCTGGCAGGATGCGAAGGAGTCGGGCTGCAAGTACCTCCACTTCGGCTACGAGTCGGGAAACGAGCGGGTGCTGAAGCTGATGGACAAGGCCACGACGACCGCCATCATGACCGAGCATCTCAAGCGCACGGCGGAGGCAGGTATCTGGAACCACTGCATGGGCTTCTTCGGCTTTCCCGGCGAGACGAAAGAGGAAGCCTGGTCGTCGGTGGAGTTCCTGGAGCAGAACAAAGACTATGTGCATTCGCTGGGGTTCGGCACGTTCGACCTGGGTCGGCATAACCCCGTGGCGAAGCATCCGGAGAAGTGGGGCGTGACGGCCTACAAGAACCCCGAGTGGGATCTGGCGCTCGACTATTACTACACGGTGAAGAACGGGATGAGTATCGAAGAGGCCGAACGGGTGTTTCAGCAATTCGAACAGAACCATTACGCGGGCTGGGACCTGCGGCTCTACATCAGGGAATATATTTTTCTTTATATCGCGAAGTTCGGGTTGGAGAAGTTGCGGGATCTGCAATATCAGTCAATGAAAACGGCTGGTGTGACGCACACACTAGCGGGGAAGATGTAG
- a CDS encoding GlsB/YeaQ/YmgE family stress response membrane protein, with protein sequence MDWTSLTTTVEFLVFALVVGVIAKVLMPGKDPGQLIGTTVIGIGGGLIGGCLGGQVGLSGDSDIVAFVFAIIGALTILMLYHWLAA encoded by the coding sequence ATGGATTGGACTTCGCTTACTACTACCGTTGAATTTCTGGTGTTTGCGCTCGTTGTGGGCGTCATCGCCAAAGTGCTGATGCCCGGAAAGGATCCGGGTCAGTTGATCGGGACGACGGTGATCGGGATCGGAGGCGGGTTGATCGGCGGCTGCCTTGGAGGCCAAGTAGGTCTCAGCGGGGATTCCGATATCGTCGCGTTTGTCTTCGCAATCATCGGGGCGCTTACAATACTGATGCTCTATCACTGGCTCGCAGCCTAA
- a CDS encoding cupin domain-containing protein, translated as MTAQDTLRAQPFVVGPTNYASPLDVLGTKVTVLASNAATHSYEITLQRGDEGTGPPLHCHNWDESFFVLKGSIEFTTAGKTVLCKPGTLVHVPANTMHGFCYGVGGGEMLEFTGQGGLATQMFTAVHQEIPPGPPDIPKVLQVLAQNGVAVAP; from the coding sequence ATGACCGCACAGGACACCCTGAGAGCCCAACCCTTCGTCGTGGGCCCCACCAACTACGCTTCCCCGTTAGATGTCCTCGGCACCAAAGTCACCGTGCTTGCGTCAAACGCCGCGACACACTCATATGAAATCACCTTGCAGCGAGGTGACGAAGGAACAGGGCCGCCGTTGCATTGTCACAACTGGGACGAATCATTCTTTGTCCTCAAGGGCTCGATCGAATTTACTACCGCCGGAAAAACCGTCCTGTGCAAACCAGGGACGCTCGTGCACGTGCCCGCCAACACGATGCACGGCTTCTGCTATGGAGTCGGCGGCGGCGAGATGCTTGAGTTTACCGGCCAAGGTGGCCTGGCGACCCAAATGTTTACGGCCGTGCACCAAGAGATCCCTCCCGGCCCGCCCGACATTCCGAAGGTGCTGCAGGTGCTCGCGCAAAACGGAGTGGCCGTCGCGCCCTGA
- a CDS encoding transposase — protein sequence MARKPRIDFPGAFYHVIVRGNQRATIFHDPADYTAYLERLERYRLRDGVTLHAYVLMKNHVHLLLETGAHPLARTMQTLQFTYSQYYNRRYNKSGHVFQGRYHAILCDRDAYLLELVRYLHLNPARLRTPLNPWTYQWSSHAVYLGRVGPVTVQTSSVLESLHRQVGPARQAYRRFLMDGLAHGHQERFYDTVDQRFLGDERFIEEADRRTAATREVSARPKRVPFGTLLTAVATAYEVTPKTILAPGRHRAVVPARTMLVGLARRWSVLTTRELGRRLRRDPSMISRLAAAYTAHPDTTIETQIRHALQLHLLQ from the coding sequence ATGGCTCGCAAGCCGCGCATCGATTTTCCGGGGGCTTTCTACCATGTGATCGTCCGTGGCAACCAGCGCGCGACAATCTTTCATGACCCCGCTGATTACACCGCCTATCTGGAGCGCCTCGAACGCTATCGCCTTCGGGATGGCGTCACGCTCCATGCTTACGTCCTGATGAAGAATCACGTGCATCTGTTGTTAGAAACCGGGGCACACCCGCTGGCCCGTACGATGCAAACCCTGCAGTTCACTTACAGCCAATACTACAATCGCCGGTACAACAAGAGCGGCCATGTGTTTCAAGGGCGCTATCACGCCATTCTCTGTGACCGCGACGCCTACCTGCTGGAATTGGTCCGGTACCTTCACCTAAATCCCGCCCGACTGCGGACGCCGCTGAACCCGTGGACCTACCAGTGGAGCAGTCATGCGGTGTATCTCGGCCGCGTTGGTCCCGTCACGGTCCAGACGTCGAGCGTCTTGGAATCGCTTCATCGACAGGTGGGTCCTGCCCGGCAGGCCTACCGTCGTTTTCTGATGGACGGCTTGGCCCACGGGCATCAAGAACGATTCTACGACACCGTGGATCAGCGATTTCTCGGCGATGAACGGTTTATCGAAGAAGCAGATCGGCGCACTGCCGCAACGCGAGAGGTGTCGGCCCGCCCCAAGCGGGTGCCTTTCGGAACGCTCCTGACGGCGGTTGCCACGGCCTACGAGGTGACACCGAAGACGATTCTTGCTCCGGGGCGGCACCGGGCCGTGGTCCCGGCCCGCACGATGCTGGTGGGTCTTGCACGGAGATGGAGCGTCCTGACCACTCGTGAATTGGGCCGACGGCTGCGACGTGATCCATCCATGATCAGCCGCCTGGCCGCCGCCTATACAGCCCACCCCGACACCACAATCGAAACCCAGATACGTCATGCGCTCCAGCTTCACCTATTACAATAA
- a CDS encoding type II toxin-antitoxin system RelE/ParE family toxin, whose product MAYSILLAPPAERQLKALAEPVQKRIVKRLKSLRENPRPHGIKKLAGEEDLYRIREGDYRIIYTIQDKQLIVLVVKIGDRKAIYR is encoded by the coding sequence ATGGCCTACTCGATTCTCCTCGCCCCGCCTGCTGAGCGACAGCTCAAAGCGCTCGCCGAACCGGTTCAAAAGCGGATCGTGAAACGTCTCAAATCATTACGTGAGAATCCTCGCCCTCATGGCATCAAGAAACTCGCCGGCGAAGAGGACTTGTATCGTATTCGGGAAGGCGATTACCGCATCATCTATACGATTCAAGACAAGCAACTGATCGTCCTCGTCGTGAAGATCGGCGACCGGAAAGCGATCTACCGATAA
- a CDS encoding MBL fold metallo-hydrolase, with translation MAITTTYIVTVLLDVNEIQDVDDRAESRSYIVGDRESKQAVIIDAVIENVERALRLINELGLTLRFAVETHIHADHITGASAIKDRTGAQIVYGGGAKGEVTGADLFLFEGEALQLGQTSLTALATPGHTNGCTSYVLPGAVFTGDALFIRGNGRTDFQGGSPEKLFDSVRKKLFALPDDTIVYPGHDYQGRISSTIGEEKRFNERLNLSIDRATFVDMMNRRNVPRPAKMDIAIPANMRAGRAT, from the coding sequence ATGGCAATCACTACGACCTATATCGTCACCGTTCTGTTGGACGTCAACGAGATTCAGGACGTGGACGACCGGGCGGAAAGCCGCAGCTATATCGTCGGTGATCGCGAGTCCAAGCAGGCCGTGATCATCGATGCCGTCATCGAAAACGTCGAGCGCGCCCTTCGACTCATCAACGAGCTTGGGCTCACCCTCCGCTTTGCCGTCGAAACGCACATCCATGCCGATCACATCACCGGCGCCTCGGCCATCAAAGATCGAACCGGCGCGCAGATCGTGTACGGCGGCGGCGCCAAGGGCGAGGTCACTGGCGCGGATCTGTTCCTGTTCGAGGGCGAGGCGCTGCAGCTCGGTCAGACGTCACTGACGGCGCTGGCAACCCCCGGTCATACGAACGGCTGCACGAGCTACGTGCTCCCTGGCGCCGTCTTCACGGGCGATGCGTTGTTCATCCGCGGCAACGGCCGGACCGATTTTCAGGGCGGCTCGCCGGAGAAACTGTTCGACTCCGTTCGGAAGAAACTGTTCGCGCTGCCGGACGACACGATCGTCTACCCCGGGCATGATTATCAGGGCCGGATCTCCTCCACGATCGGCGAGGAAAAGCGATTCAACGAACGCCTCAACCTCTCGATCGACCGGGCGACCTTCGTCGACATGATGAATCGGAGAAACGTGCCACGTCCGGCCAAAATGGATATCGCCATCCCCGCCAACATGCGAGCCGGCCGGGCCACCTGA
- a CDS encoding type II toxin-antitoxin system RelE/ParE family toxin, which yields MAQVRWSLTAGNDLQDIEDFIARDSVLHAITFVDRLVESTETLLTNSHIGRVVPEFDRSDLREVIFRTYRIVYLVKDDTVFILRVVHGARDLQALVRREPWDIGS from the coding sequence ATGGCGCAAGTCCGCTGGTCGCTGACTGCCGGGAACGATCTTCAGGACATCGAAGACTTCATCGCCCGTGATTCCGTACTCCATGCGATCACGTTCGTCGACCGCCTGGTTGAATCCACAGAGACACTTCTCACGAACTCCCACATCGGACGCGTTGTTCCCGAGTTCGATCGCTCGGATCTTCGAGAAGTGATTTTCAGAACTTATCGAATCGTCTATCTCGTGAAAGACGACACCGTCTTCATTCTTCGAGTCGTCCACGGTGCTCGGGATTTACAGGCACTTGTTCGCCGAGAACCTTGGGATATTGGCAGCTAA
- the ilvA gene encoding threonine ammonia-lyase: MVNLESIEAAAARIGASIYESLLMHSKMLSRLTGNSVFLKLENLQMTGAFKERGALNRILTLTEEERRQGVIAASAGNHGQGVAYHATQRGIPAQIWMPRLTPLIKFSATRAYGADVVLHGDNYDEACAAAIERSVERKAVFIHPFDDDAVIAGQGTIGLELLKQNPALDVIVVPVGGGGLIGGIGCAVKALNPRVEIVGVQTARLPSMQAALQQQEPVDLPAKSTLADGIAVRRAGQRTLPLVSRYVDRIVTVDEDEIAEAILMLLEGEKTVAEGAGAVALAAVLEGKTGHHGKNIAVLVSGGNLDVNLLARIIEQGMVRDGRRLRLRVLLPDYPGALEGLTAVISKARANIVETSYNRAHYGVSLNQAAIDITMETRGRDHASELLAALTSARYEFSVVE, translated from the coding sequence ATGGTCAATCTTGAGTCGATCGAAGCAGCCGCTGCCCGCATCGGTGCATCCATCTATGAATCGCTGTTGATGCATTCGAAAATGCTGTCCCGGCTGACGGGGAATTCCGTCTTCCTGAAGCTGGAAAATCTGCAGATGACCGGCGCGTTCAAGGAGCGCGGCGCGCTGAATCGTATCTTGACCCTGACGGAGGAGGAGCGGCGGCAGGGAGTGATCGCAGCTTCGGCAGGAAACCATGGGCAGGGGGTGGCCTATCACGCGACCCAGCGGGGCATTCCGGCTCAAATCTGGATGCCTCGGTTGACGCCCTTGATCAAGTTCTCCGCCACGCGCGCCTATGGGGCGGATGTCGTGCTGCATGGCGACAATTATGACGAGGCCTGCGCGGCGGCCATCGAACGGAGCGTGGAGCGGAAGGCAGTATTTATTCACCCCTTCGACGACGACGCGGTCATCGCCGGACAGGGGACCATCGGGCTGGAACTCTTGAAGCAGAACCCCGCGCTGGATGTGATCGTCGTGCCGGTCGGAGGAGGCGGGCTGATCGGGGGGATCGGCTGCGCGGTCAAGGCGCTCAATCCGCGGGTCGAGATCGTCGGCGTGCAAACCGCCCGGCTGCCGTCGATGCAGGCGGCGCTGCAGCAGCAGGAACCGGTCGATCTCCCGGCGAAATCGACGTTGGCCGACGGCATCGCTGTTCGCCGGGCAGGCCAGCGCACGCTGCCGCTCGTGAGCCGGTACGTCGATCGGATCGTGACGGTCGACGAAGACGAAATCGCGGAGGCGATCCTGATGCTGCTGGAAGGGGAGAAGACGGTGGCGGAAGGGGCCGGTGCCGTGGCGCTGGCCGCGGTCTTGGAAGGTAAAACTGGTCATCACGGGAAAAACATTGCGGTGCTGGTCTCCGGCGGTAACCTTGATGTGAATCTGCTGGCGAGAATCATCGAGCAAGGCATGGTGCGGGACGGCAGACGGTTGCGCCTCCGCGTCCTGCTTCCGGACTATCCCGGCGCGCTGGAAGGCCTCACGGCGGTTATCTCCAAAGCCCGCGCCAACATCGTGGAGACATCCTACAACCGTGCGCACTACGGGGTCAGCCTGAACCAAGCCGCAATCGATATCACCATGGAAACCCGGGGCCGGGATCACGCGTCGGAACTGTTGGCCGCGCTGACAAGCGCCCGCTATGAATTCAGCGTTGTGGAGTAA
- a CDS encoding phage tail sheath C-terminal domain-containing protein gives MTNAPLPLSNELLVPGIYVDESAAGVLDMPALTRELARASLNQICQRELAWLIYETNTPEIRVQLKETLRGHLVMLWAKDALQGRSATEAFFIRCEEALIAQADIDNGVLTCEVGMAPVNPSEFIIFRIRVRFVRRE, from the coding sequence ATGACGAATGCCCCACTACCGCTATCCAATGAGCTGTTGGTCCCAGGTATTTATGTGGATGAGAGTGCTGCCGGTGTTCTAGATATGCCTGCCCTGACGCGGGAGCTGGCTCGGGCGTCACTGAATCAAATCTGCCAACGTGAGCTGGCTTGGCTGATCTACGAGACGAATACGCCTGAGATCAGGGTGCAACTGAAGGAGACCCTGAGGGGGCATTTGGTCATGCTATGGGCGAAGGATGCGTTGCAAGGAAGGAGTGCAACGGAAGCCTTTTTCATCCGTTGCGAGGAGGCGTTGATCGCGCAGGCCGACATCGATAATGGAGTCCTGACCTGTGAGGTGGGCATGGCGCCGGTCAACCCGTCGGAGTTTATCATCTTCCGCATTCGGGTCAGATTTGTGCGTCGGGAGTGA
- a CDS encoding type II toxin-antitoxin system prevent-host-death family antitoxin — translation MAHLPSSKAREGFADTINRVAFGKERVVLRRRGKEVAAVVSMEDLRLLEDLEDRIDLVDARAALAETKKKGAKSLEAVIKELGL, via the coding sequence ATGGCGCATCTTCCATCCAGTAAAGCACGCGAAGGGTTTGCAGACACCATCAACCGCGTCGCATTCGGCAAAGAGCGGGTGGTCTTGCGACGGCGCGGAAAGGAAGTGGCCGCCGTGGTTTCGATGGAGGATTTGCGATTACTGGAAGACTTGGAAGACCGCATCGACCTGGTAGATGCGCGAGCCGCCTTAGCCGAGACGAAGAAGAAAGGCGCGAAGTCTCTGGAGGCCGTCATAAAGGAACTCGGTCTCTAG
- a CDS encoding sterol desaturase family protein, whose protein sequence is MDTYQFPAKAITTQPPQSVTDQLTWRFAIQWGLFPFVLVLAGLASLAIYHGLVPPMVAQMGIFAIALLAVIAAEHVIPFERRWRQTASIERRVDATSLVVLMTLIDPMLKQSVMPLLLSLTVTVAHPGGGLGWFPTDWPIPAQLVLAAVIAEFGQYAVHRAAHSQRWMWGVHSFHHSPPRLYWLNGFRVNPLNVAWHKLSGLFMLMLIGAPAPTLHMLILFGTVVSVFQHANADLRYNGWNLFLSTADLHRWHHSADRQEGHCNFGSLIMVWDRLLGTYRRPLAQAPAQVGVEGLFTRPDGYLTWLRRSTGLG, encoded by the coding sequence ATGGACACCTATCAGTTCCCGGCCAAGGCCATTACTACTCAGCCACCACAATCCGTTACCGATCAGCTCACGTGGCGATTCGCGATACAGTGGGGCCTGTTCCCATTTGTGCTGGTCCTCGCAGGTCTCGCCTCGTTGGCCATCTACCACGGCCTTGTGCCACCGATGGTGGCGCAGATGGGAATCTTTGCCATCGCGCTGCTGGCTGTCATCGCTGCGGAGCATGTTATTCCGTTCGAGCGCCGGTGGCGGCAGACGGCATCGATCGAACGTCGTGTCGACGCCACTTCGCTCGTGGTCCTGATGACCCTGATCGACCCGATGCTCAAACAGAGCGTCATGCCCTTGCTGCTGTCATTGACCGTGACGGTGGCCCATCCAGGAGGTGGGCTCGGCTGGTTTCCGACGGACTGGCCGATTCCTGCGCAGCTCGTGCTGGCGGCTGTCATTGCGGAATTCGGCCAGTACGCCGTGCATCGTGCCGCTCATTCGCAGCGCTGGATGTGGGGCGTACACAGCTTTCATCACAGCCCACCCCGGCTATACTGGCTGAATGGATTTAGAGTCAATCCGCTGAATGTGGCATGGCACAAACTCTCGGGGCTCTTCATGTTGATGCTGATCGGGGCACCGGCACCCACGCTGCACATGTTGATTCTGTTTGGGACGGTCGTATCGGTATTCCAGCATGCCAATGCCGACCTGCGCTACAACGGATGGAATCTTTTCCTCTCGACGGCTGATTTGCATCGTTGGCACCATTCGGCTGATCGACAGGAGGGACATTGCAATTTCGGCTCACTGATAATGGTGTGGGATCGGTTGTTGGGAACGTATCGGCGGCCACTGGCTCAAGCTCCTGCTCAAGTTGGAGTCGAGGGATTGTTCACCCGTCCGGACGGGTATCTCACGTGGTTACGCCGCTCGACCGGACTTGGTTAG